The following nucleotide sequence is from Streptomyces brevispora.
CCGTCGTCCGGATCGACGAGCACCTCTTCGCGACCAAGCTGGGCCGCGAGATGCGCCAGGCCGCCACCCGGACCGGGCGGCAACTGCTCGACCTGGGTCATGAGGTCTTCGACCGCCCGGAGATCGGCGACTACTTCGACCGCGTCGTACGCCGTGAGGCCCCCGGAACGCAGGCGGTGGCCGCAGGTGTCATCTACGCCGCGACCGGGGTCCCGGTCCGGCAGGCCGTCGCCTCCGACCTGTTCGCATTCTGCGTCAGCTTCGCGGGCGCGGCCCTCAGACTCCGGCTGACCGACCACCGCTCGGCGCAGACCCTCCTGCGGGGTGCCGCACCCGTCATCGAAGCGGCCGTCGAGGCGGCGCTGCGGCGCGAACTCGACGACGTCGGCGCCACCGTCTTCGCCTCGGACATCATGTCGGGCCGTCATGAACGCGCCGAGGCAAGGCTCTTCGCCAGCTGAAATCCACCCCGTCTCATACCAGGGAGCACCATGGACGACAACGTACTGCGGGTCGGCATCGGCGGACCGGTCGGATCCGGCAAGACCGCGCTCATCGAGGCGCTGGTGCCGATTCTGATCGAGCGCGGGCACCGCCCCTCCGTCATCACCAACGACATCTACACGCAGGAGGACGCCCAGCACGTCCGCCGCACCCTGGCCGGAGTCCTCGAACCGGAGCGGGTCGTCGGCGTCGAGACGGGCGCCTGCCCGCACACCGCCGTACGCGACGACCCCACGATGAACCTGGCGGCCGGCGCGGAGATGCTGGAGCGCTTCCCGGACACCGACACGCTGCTCTACGAGTCCGGCGGCGACAACCTCACCCTGACCTTCAGCCCGGCACTCGTGGACCTCTTCATCTTCGTGCTGGACACCGCGGAGGGCGAGAAGATGCCCCGCAAGCGCGGCCCCGGCATCACCGAGTCCGATCTGCTCGTCATCAACAAGATCGATATCGCGAAGTACGTCCGCACGGACATCGACGTCATGGAGTCCGACGCCCACCGGGTCCGGGACAACCGCCCCGTCGTCCTCACCGACTGCCTGACCGGTGTCGGCATCGACGACATCGCGGTCTATCTCGAATCGCGCCGCAAGGTGCTGATCTGAGATGACGCTCGCCCCGCACCGGCCACCGGTCGACCGGCTCACCGAGGAGTACTACACCGCGGTCCGGGTCCCCCCGGACGTGGCGGCCCTGGCCTCCGTGCCCGACACCCTCGCGCCCGGTTCCCCGGCGAAGGTCGGCATCCTCGACCTGGCCTTCGCCGTACGGGGCGAGCGCACCGAACTCGTCGAGCGCTACCAGAAGACACCGCTGCAGATCATGCGGCCGCTGTGGATCGACCCCGCACTGACCGGCATGAGTTACGTCTATCTGATGGCGACCGGCGGCGGCGTCGCCCAGGCCGACCGCTACCGGATGGACTTCCGCTGCGGCCCCGACACCCAGGTCCATCTGACCACCCAGGCCGCCACCAAGATCTTCCGGATGGAGCACGACTACGCGAGCCAGCGGGTGCACCTCACTGCGGAGGCCGGCAGCTACGTCGAGTACCTGCCGGACCCGCTGATCCCGTTCAAGGACGCGCGCTTCTACCAGCGCACCGAGGTCACGGTCGCAAGCGGCGCCACCGTCGTCGTCGGTGACACCCTCACCGCCGGACGGCTCGCCCGCGGCGAGCGCCACGCCTACCGGGTGCTCGCCACCGACCTGCGCATCAGCCGTCCCGACGGCACCCTGCTCGCCGTCGACACCCTGCGCCTGGCCCCGGGGCGGGACGGCGAAAAAGTCCTCGGACCCGGTGTGTTCGCCGGTCACGACCATGTCGCCTCGCTCTTCGTCGTGACCGACCGCGCCCCGGCCGCCGAACTCGCCGACACCCTGCACGAGGCGCTGGCCCCACTCGGCGTCCTTTACGGGGTGAGCACCCTGCCCCGGGACTGCGGCGCCTGGGTGCGGCTCCTGGACGACAGCCCGATCCGGGTCGCCGCGGCCCACCAGGTCGCCTGGCAGTCCGTACGCCGGCTGCTCACCGGCCATCCCGCCCCCGACCTGCGCAAGCCGTAGCCTCCGCCCCCACGACACCGACGAGGTACCCGCCGATGAACACCGCTCCCGCGCCGATGCCACCCGCGTACAACTCCGGTGACACCGCCTGGCTGCTCGCCTCCACCGCCATGGTGCTGCTGATGACGCCCGGTCTCGCGTTCTTCTACGGCGGCATGGTGCGCACCAAGCACGTGCTGATGATGATCAAGATGAGCTTCGCCGCACTCGCGTTCGGCACCCTCGTTTGGTGGGTCATCGGATACACGCTCGCGTTCGGACCGGATGTCGGAGGAGCCGGAGTCATCGGCAATCTCGACCATGTGTTCATGCGCGGCATCGACCTGACCACGCTGACCGGTTCGATCCCCACCTATGTCTACAGCACCTTCCAGATGGGCTTCGCCATCATCACGGTGGCGCTGATCAGCGGTTCGATCGCCGACCGCGCCACGATGAAGGGCTGGCTCGTCTTCGTCGTGCTGTGGCTGCTCATCGTCTACATCCCCCTCGCGCACTGGGTGTTCGACACGGACGGCTGGATCGTCAAGCACCTCGGCGCCCTCGACTTCGCCGGCGGTCTCCCGGTGGAGCTCAACTCCGGTGTCGCGGGCCTCGCCGTCGCGCTCGTGCTGCGGGCACCACGCGACTTCGCCCGCCGCGAGGAGCGCCCCAACAACATTCCGCTTGTGGTCATCGGAGTGGGGCTGCTCTGGTTCGGCTGGTTCGGCTTCAACTCCGGCTCGGCGCTGAGCGACCAGGGCACCGCCGCCGCGGCCTTCATCAACACCCAGCTCGGGGCCGCGGGCGCGATGGTCACCTGGCCGCTGGTAGAGAAGTGGCGTACCGGCAGGGTCACCACGATGGGGGTCGTCTCGTCCGCCGTCGCGGGCATGGTCGCCATCACCCCGGCCTGCGGCGAGATCAACACGCTCGGCGCGGTCATCACCGGCCTCGTCGTCGGCGCGGTCTGCGCCTTCGCGATCACGCTGAAGTTCCGTTTCAACGTGGACGACACCCTCGACGTAGTGGGTGTGCACGGTGTCGGCGGGCTGATCGGCCTGATCATGGTCGGCCTGTTCGCCACCGCACGCATCAGCGGCAAGAAGGGACTGTTCTACGGAGGCGGCTGGGGGCTGCTGGGCAAGCAGCTGGTCGCTATCGTCGCCGTGATCGCCTTCTCGTTCATCCTGACCTGGCTCATCGCCAAGGCCGTGGAGCTGACCGTCGGGTTCCGTGCCAAGGAGGAGTACGACAGCGTTCCCGGCGCGGAGGCAGAGCGGGCGTACGACTTCCAGACCGCCGAGCGCCTCGGTGCGCTGGTCTCCGGCAAGCCCGTGACCAGCGACGACGAACTCGTCAAGCAGATCAGCACCCTGCTGCGGGCCCGCGAGCACGAGAAGTAGCCGGACGGGGGGCGGGCCGGGCATCGAATGCCCGGCAGCCCCGGTTCTTCGTCGGCGACTCGCGGGTCATCGACGTACCGGCGGCGGCCCGCAGGACCGGCGAGCACCCCCGGGCGTTCAAGATCGCCTGGTCCGGCTGACCGGAGAGGGACCCGGCGGCACCGGGCGCATGAAGTCCCGCACGTAGGTGCGGTGCCACCAGCGTCCGGTGGCCCGCAGTTCGCGCCAGGTCGTGTACCGGTAGCGGTACACCCTGGCGCGGACGTGCGTCGGCGGAGCACCGGG
It contains:
- a CDS encoding urease accessory protein UreF, which encodes MYRNEDDTAGEPLSAAVTAGTGLGPLLVSLQLTDSAFPSGFYTLSHSLEGFAQAGAVDPATVPLLLHDLLLHGVGPADATALALAHRATAAGDLTAVVRIDEHLFATKLGREMRQAATRTGRQLLDLGHEVFDRPEIGDYFDRVVRREAPGTQAVAAGVIYAATGVPVRQAVASDLFAFCVSFAGAALRLRLTDHRSAQTLLRGAAPVIEAAVEAALRRELDDVGATVFASDIMSGRHERAEARLFAS
- the ureG gene encoding urease accessory protein UreG, which encodes MDDNVLRVGIGGPVGSGKTALIEALVPILIERGHRPSVITNDIYTQEDAQHVRRTLAGVLEPERVVGVETGACPHTAVRDDPTMNLAAGAEMLERFPDTDTLLYESGGDNLTLTFSPALVDLFIFVLDTAEGEKMPRKRGPGITESDLLVINKIDIAKYVRTDIDVMESDAHRVRDNRPVVLTDCLTGVGIDDIAVYLESRRKVLI
- a CDS encoding urease accessory protein UreD, translating into MTLAPHRPPVDRLTEEYYTAVRVPPDVAALASVPDTLAPGSPAKVGILDLAFAVRGERTELVERYQKTPLQIMRPLWIDPALTGMSYVYLMATGGGVAQADRYRMDFRCGPDTQVHLTTQAATKIFRMEHDYASQRVHLTAEAGSYVEYLPDPLIPFKDARFYQRTEVTVASGATVVVGDTLTAGRLARGERHAYRVLATDLRISRPDGTLLAVDTLRLAPGRDGEKVLGPGVFAGHDHVASLFVVTDRAPAAELADTLHEALAPLGVLYGVSTLPRDCGAWVRLLDDSPIRVAAAHQVAWQSVRRLLTGHPAPDLRKP
- a CDS encoding ammonium transporter — its product is MNTAPAPMPPAYNSGDTAWLLASTAMVLLMTPGLAFFYGGMVRTKHVLMMIKMSFAALAFGTLVWWVIGYTLAFGPDVGGAGVIGNLDHVFMRGIDLTTLTGSIPTYVYSTFQMGFAIITVALISGSIADRATMKGWLVFVVLWLLIVYIPLAHWVFDTDGWIVKHLGALDFAGGLPVELNSGVAGLAVALVLRAPRDFARREERPNNIPLVVIGVGLLWFGWFGFNSGSALSDQGTAAAAFINTQLGAAGAMVTWPLVEKWRTGRVTTMGVVSSAVAGMVAITPACGEINTLGAVITGLVVGAVCAFAITLKFRFNVDDTLDVVGVHGVGGLIGLIMVGLFATARISGKKGLFYGGGWGLLGKQLVAIVAVIAFSFILTWLIAKAVELTVGFRAKEEYDSVPGAEAERAYDFQTAERLGALVSGKPVTSDDELVKQISTLLRAREHEK